A stretch of the Haloarcula ordinaria genome encodes the following:
- the pspAB gene encoding PspA-associated protein PspAB — MGLFDGLKSALGMKAEADATRDADPDDLFGMSTAYITMEAELGYEPTGEAALCFADVDNTDFRDAMEEVESILDAGQVETGTEATFETDDHGYQWIVFEDPDFEDLLTAIHFAADTLVERRYGSRLLAALFSFEREHDGQPAYWVYSFRRGAYYPFAPDTRESHERDSTAEFKLESNLDGEITLEGDKEYWYPLWPDKPGWHPWE; from the coding sequence ATGGGACTGTTCGACGGGCTCAAGAGCGCACTCGGAATGAAGGCCGAGGCCGACGCCACCCGGGACGCCGACCCCGACGACCTCTTCGGGATGAGCACCGCCTACATCACGATGGAGGCGGAACTGGGCTACGAACCGACCGGCGAGGCGGCGCTGTGTTTCGCCGACGTGGACAACACGGACTTCCGGGACGCGATGGAGGAGGTCGAGTCCATCCTCGACGCCGGGCAGGTCGAGACTGGCACGGAGGCCACCTTCGAGACCGACGACCACGGCTATCAGTGGATCGTCTTCGAGGACCCGGACTTCGAGGACCTGCTGACCGCGATCCACTTCGCGGCCGACACGCTCGTCGAGCGACGGTACGGCTCGCGCCTGCTCGCGGCGCTGTTCTCGTTCGAGCGCGAGCACGACGGCCAGCCGGCCTACTGGGTCTACTCGTTCCGCCGGGGGGCGTACTACCCGTTCGCGCCCGACACCCGCGAGAGCCACGAGCGCGACTCGACGGCCGAGTTCAAACTGGAGAGCAACCTCGACGGCGAGATAACGCTCGAAGGGGACAAGGAGTACTGGTACCCGCTGTGGCCCGACAAACCGGGGTGGCACCCGTGGGAGTGA
- the htpX gene encoding zinc metalloprotease HtpX produces the protein MEWQTDWGLRGRMAFTMFLLFALYIVFIGALTLYFQNLALIVVVMGGFLFAQFFFSDKLALYSMGAKEVSEQEYPELHRTIDRLAQQADLPKPRVAVADSRVPNAFATGRSKKNAAVCVTTGIMNTLDQDELEGVIAHELAHIKNRDVAVMTIASFLSTIAFLIVRWGWLFSGGRNRGGGQQQVPVFVAILISLAVWIVSFLLIRALSRYREYAADRGGAVITGKPAALANALMKIDGRMDKVPKEDLRSEAEMNAFFIIPIRTGWLGRLFSTHPSTEKRVDRLRDLERELEGF, from the coding sequence ATGGAGTGGCAAACCGACTGGGGGCTCCGTGGGCGCATGGCGTTCACGATGTTCCTCCTGTTCGCCCTGTACATCGTCTTCATCGGCGCGCTGACGCTGTACTTCCAGAATCTGGCGCTCATCGTCGTCGTGATGGGCGGGTTCCTGTTCGCGCAGTTCTTCTTCAGCGACAAGCTCGCCCTGTACTCGATGGGGGCCAAGGAGGTCAGCGAGCAGGAGTATCCGGAGCTCCACCGCACCATCGACCGGCTCGCCCAGCAAGCGGATCTCCCCAAGCCCAGGGTCGCCGTCGCGGACTCGCGGGTACCAAACGCCTTTGCGACCGGCCGCTCGAAGAAGAACGCCGCGGTCTGTGTCACGACGGGCATCATGAACACGCTCGACCAGGACGAACTGGAGGGCGTCATCGCCCACGAACTGGCCCACATCAAGAACCGCGACGTGGCGGTGATGACCATCGCCTCCTTCCTCTCGACCATCGCCTTCCTCATCGTCCGCTGGGGCTGGCTGTTCTCGGGCGGGCGGAATCGCGGCGGCGGCCAGCAGCAGGTGCCGGTGTTCGTCGCCATCCTCATCTCGCTGGCCGTCTGGATCGTCTCGTTCCTGCTCATCCGGGCGCTCAGCCGCTACCGCGAGTACGCCGCCGACCGCGGCGGGGCGGTCATCACGGGCAAACCGGCCGCGCTGGCCAACGCCCTGATGAAGATCGACGGCCGGATGGACAAGGTGCCCAAGGAGGACCTCCGCTCCGAGGCGGAGATGAACGCCTTCTTCATCATCCCCATCAGGACGGGATGGCTCGGGCGGCTGTTCAGTACCCACCCGTCGACGGAGAAGCGGGTCGACCGGCTGCGTGACCTAGAGCGGGAACTGGAAGGCTTCTAG
- a CDS encoding homing endonuclease associated repeat-containing protein — MKRVTREALIEDYQRVSDELDSRPTLAEYNEHGSYSSTPIYKRFESFEELKRAAGFETGEEKISDETLLDDLRRVADEIGRSPPVMVYDEHGDHNSKTLKNRFGNWNSVLQSAELDPTDHSEHWKDNEPEQAGKNYGTVSVDCSYCGQTNQRTPFEVRERSRFFCDYDCKGSFMSQQTGEESRVWQGGRVSIQCETCGDTRQVRPAEVDESRFCSQECMIEWRSAQFSGENHPRYRGGYDRYYGPNWRKQRRRARERDNYRCQSCLMSRQEHEQEYGCVPVVHHKTRFGDFDSYENANELENLITLCKRCHGLVEGGQMALLTG; from the coding sequence ATGAAACGAGTTACGCGGGAGGCTCTCATCGAAGATTATCAGCGGGTCAGTGACGAGTTAGACTCGCGCCCAACTTTGGCCGAGTACAACGAGCACGGGAGTTACAGCAGTACTCCAATCTACAAACGGTTTGAATCGTTCGAAGAACTAAAACGGGCCGCTGGCTTCGAGACTGGCGAGGAAAAAATATCAGACGAAACGCTGCTTGATGACCTCCGAAGGGTGGCCGATGAAATAGGCCGTTCTCCACCCGTGATGGTGTACGATGAACACGGTGACCACAACTCCAAGACGTTGAAAAACCGGTTCGGTAACTGGAATTCCGTTCTGCAATCTGCGGAACTAGACCCGACCGACCATTCGGAACACTGGAAAGATAACGAACCCGAGCAGGCTGGGAAAAACTACGGAACAGTGTCAGTAGACTGCTCGTATTGTGGTCAAACAAACCAACGAACCCCATTCGAGGTTAGGGAACGGAGCCGATTTTTCTGCGACTACGACTGCAAGGGATCTTTCATGTCTCAACAGACAGGAGAAGAATCTCGAGTCTGGCAAGGAGGGAGGGTCTCTATACAATGTGAAACCTGCGGAGATACAAGACAGGTGAGGCCAGCCGAGGTCGACGAGAGTCGATTTTGCTCACAGGAGTGTATGATCGAATGGCGTTCAGCACAGTTCTCTGGCGAGAACCATCCTCGCTATAGAGGTGGATATGATCGCTATTACGGGCCAAACTGGAGGAAACAGCGTCGGCGAGCCAGGGAACGTGATAATTACCGATGTCAATCCTGCCTCATGAGCAGACAAGAGCATGAGCAAGAGTACGGTTGTGTCCCCGTAGTCCATCACAAGACTCGGTTCGGCGACTTTGACAGTTACGAAAACGCGAACGAGTTAGAGAACCTTATTACGCTCTGTAAGCGCTGTCACGGATTGGTTGAAGGTGGCCAGATGGCACTGCTCACTGGGTAG
- a CDS encoding A24 family peptidase, producing MLGSIPDLLRLVAVPVFAWAAYRDVKTRRVPNRTWLPLAVLAVVLLAWDAYTVWTSPVGGQRLFFLRVAISLGFVAPLSYGFWYIGGFGGADAKAFILVAVLFPVYPTYLLSAPSVALPLQQTPIGVFSLTILSNTVLAGVAYPLAVAAGNLARGRLSMAMFIGRPVSVSDVPGEYGRLLSAPDGFTRSGLDLDALRMYLQWRGLSLADVRAKPDLYRDPETLPEAPNPPGDGGLVTDGGGPEWGAAGGPDPWGAEAFLDDIDHSAYGTTPAQLREGLEVLARSEAVWISPGIPFLVPMFVGLVVSLTYGDVLFTLLRSVGLA from the coding sequence GTGCTCGGGTCGATACCGGACCTGTTGCGACTGGTCGCCGTCCCCGTCTTCGCGTGGGCGGCCTACCGCGACGTGAAGACGCGTCGGGTCCCCAACCGGACGTGGCTCCCACTGGCCGTCCTCGCCGTCGTCCTGCTGGCGTGGGACGCCTACACCGTCTGGACCTCGCCCGTCGGTGGCCAGCGGCTGTTCTTCCTGCGCGTGGCCATCAGCCTGGGCTTCGTCGCCCCGCTGTCCTACGGCTTCTGGTACATCGGCGGCTTCGGTGGGGCCGACGCCAAGGCGTTCATACTGGTCGCCGTGCTCTTTCCGGTCTACCCTACCTACCTCCTCTCGGCCCCCTCCGTCGCTCTGCCGCTCCAGCAGACGCCCATCGGCGTCTTCTCGCTGACCATCCTCTCGAACACGGTACTCGCGGGCGTCGCCTACCCGCTCGCGGTGGCTGCGGGGAACCTCGCCCGCGGGCGCCTCTCGATGGCGATGTTCATCGGTCGGCCGGTGTCGGTCAGCGACGTGCCCGGCGAGTACGGGCGGCTCCTCTCCGCGCCGGACGGGTTCACGCGCAGTGGGCTGGACCTCGACGCCCTGCGGATGTACCTGCAGTGGCGCGGCCTCTCGCTCGCCGACGTCCGTGCGAAGCCAGACCTCTACCGCGACCCCGAGACGCTCCCTGAAGCGCCGAATCCACCCGGCGACGGAGGGCTCGTCACCGACGGCGGCGGGCCCGAGTGGGGCGCCGCAGGGGGACCCGACCCATGGGGCGCCGAGGCGTTCCTCGACGACATCGACCACTCGGCCTACGGGACCACGCCAGCGCAGCTGCGCGAGGGACTGGAGGTGCTCGCCCGAAGCGAGGCGGTGTGGATATCGCCCGGCATCCCGTTCCTCGTCCCGATGTTCGTCGGACTGGTCGTCTCGCTGACCTACGGTGACGTGCTCTTTACCCTCCTCCGGTCGGTGGGGCTCGCCTGA
- a CDS encoding inorganic phosphate transporter, with amino-acid sequence MVEVLFAIGVIVAIFVGFNIGGSSTGVAFGPAVGSNTLTKLSAAALMTVFALAGGLIVGPAVVRSLGSDLVATSFSPLISIIVLFFIGFALFLSNVAGVPASTSMTAVGAIAGLGLARETLNAGLMLEIVSWWLVSPIIAFWISGVIGRYFYPRLVELFAISQSEGSLVDIDRSGTIPRVELGENTTRREFVGTMVVIGIGCYMGFSAGASNVANAVAPLVGNGSLEMTPAILLGGGAIGLGAFTIARRTMDTVGNDLTDLPLVAAIVVAAVASTIVTFLSALGIPASFVIIATMSIVGLGWGRATRTTRLTDTVKGEVPVASVGSLTADDAPTVGDRTETPKHPEPIGEESRDDIPSASDLFEPGTTARVIFLQNIVPSIATVAAYLVFRFLPVA; translated from the coding sequence ATGGTCGAGGTTCTCTTCGCTATCGGCGTCATAGTGGCTATCTTCGTCGGGTTCAACATCGGTGGGTCCTCGACGGGGGTCGCCTTCGGCCCCGCCGTCGGGAGCAACACGCTCACGAAGCTCTCGGCCGCGGCGCTGATGACCGTCTTCGCGCTGGCGGGCGGCCTTATCGTCGGCCCTGCTGTCGTCCGGAGCCTCGGCAGCGACCTCGTGGCCACGTCGTTCTCGCCGCTCATCAGTATCATCGTCCTCTTCTTCATCGGCTTCGCCCTCTTCCTCTCGAACGTCGCCGGGGTGCCCGCCTCGACGTCGATGACGGCCGTCGGCGCGATCGCTGGCCTCGGCCTCGCTCGGGAGACGCTGAACGCCGGGCTGATGCTCGAGATCGTCTCCTGGTGGCTCGTCTCGCCCATCATCGCCTTCTGGATCAGCGGCGTCATCGGGCGATACTTCTACCCCCGCCTGGTGGAGCTGTTCGCCATCTCCCAGAGCGAGGGCTCGCTGGTCGACATCGATCGCTCGGGGACCATCCCCCGCGTGGAACTGGGCGAGAACACCACCCGGCGGGAGTTCGTCGGGACGATGGTCGTCATCGGCATCGGCTGTTACATGGGCTTCTCGGCGGGCGCGTCGAACGTCGCCAACGCCGTCGCCCCGCTCGTTGGGAACGGCTCGCTGGAGATGACGCCGGCCATCCTGCTGGGCGGCGGGGCCATCGGCCTCGGCGCGTTCACCATCGCCCGGCGGACGATGGACACGGTCGGCAACGACCTCACGGACCTCCCGCTGGTCGCGGCCATCGTCGTCGCCGCGGTCGCCTCGACCATCGTCACCTTCCTCTCGGCGCTGGGCATCCCGGCGAGTTTCGTCATCATCGCGACGATGAGCATCGTCGGCCTGGGCTGGGGCCGGGCGACCCGGACGACCCGGCTCACCGATACGGTGAAGGGTGAGGTGCCGGTCGCCTCCGTAGGGTCGCTGACCGCCGACGACGCACCGACCGTCGGCGACCGGACCGAGACGCCAAAACACCCGGAACCCATCGGTGAAGAGTCCCGCGACGATATCCCGTCTGCCTCGGACCTCTTCGAGCCCGGAACGACCGCTCGCGTCATCTTCCTCCAGAACATCGTCCCCTCCATCGCGACGGTCGCCGCCTACCTCGTCTTCCGGTTTCTGCCGGTCGCCTGA
- a CDS encoding 60S ribosomal export protein NMD3, whose translation MSRSGAFCPRCGDEMSAVPDDRPDLPGARRDSERVLCDACYFEAFDLVDAPEEIQVRVCAHCGAVHKGNRWVDVGADDYTDIAVEQVSEALGIHVDAQSVAWQVAPEHLDQNNIRMHAEFSGVVRETPVTEEVAVPVKISRQTCKRCGKIAGGSFASIVQVRADERDPTDEEVERAKTIAEAYVAEREATGDRNAFITEKKEIPEGLNMKISTNQMGHGIAKRITAQLGGSYSDSKRLITEDEDGQPVYRMSYAVRLPRYRQGEVIDPEDGDGPVLVRSVQGNLKGVRLATGDHFEASFEDEDAPDATRLGFREDGQLTTLVAVEDANAVQVLDPETFESVTVPRPDYLDTDADEVPVLKSQAGLHVLPERDADDSERDA comes from the coding sequence ATGAGCCGGTCTGGAGCCTTCTGCCCGCGGTGTGGCGACGAGATGTCGGCCGTGCCCGACGACCGTCCCGACCTTCCGGGCGCGCGCCGGGACTCCGAGCGGGTGCTGTGTGACGCCTGCTACTTCGAGGCGTTCGACCTCGTCGACGCGCCCGAGGAGATTCAGGTCCGCGTGTGTGCCCACTGTGGCGCAGTCCACAAGGGGAACCGCTGGGTCGACGTCGGCGCCGACGACTACACGGACATCGCCGTCGAGCAGGTCAGCGAGGCGCTGGGTATCCACGTCGACGCCCAGTCGGTCGCCTGGCAGGTCGCGCCCGAGCACCTAGACCAGAACAACATCCGGATGCACGCCGAGTTCTCCGGCGTCGTCCGCGAGACGCCGGTGACCGAGGAGGTCGCGGTTCCGGTCAAGATATCCCGCCAGACCTGCAAGCGCTGCGGGAAAATCGCCGGTGGTTCCTTCGCCAGCATCGTCCAGGTGCGGGCCGACGAGCGGGACCCAACCGACGAGGAAGTCGAGCGGGCGAAGACCATCGCCGAGGCGTACGTCGCCGAGCGCGAGGCCACCGGGGACCGAAACGCCTTCATCACCGAGAAAAAGGAGATCCCTGAGGGGCTGAACATGAAGATATCGACGAACCAGATGGGCCACGGTATCGCGAAGCGCATCACGGCCCAGCTGGGCGGCTCGTACTCGGACTCCAAGCGCCTCATCACCGAGGACGAGGACGGCCAACCCGTCTACCGGATGTCCTACGCCGTCCGCCTGCCGCGCTACCGCCAGGGCGAGGTCATCGACCCCGAGGACGGCGACGGACCCGTACTGGTCCGCTCGGTCCAGGGAAATCTCAAGGGCGTCAGGCTGGCGACCGGCGACCACTTCGAGGCGAGTTTCGAAGACGAGGACGCTCCGGACGCCACCCGCCTCGGCTTCCGCGAGGACGGCCAGCTCACGACGCTGGTCGCTGTCGAGGACGCCAACGCCGTCCAGGTGCTCGACCCCGAGACGTTCGAGAGCGTCACGGTCCCCCGCCCGGACTACCTCGACACCGACGCCGACGAGGTCCCGGTGCTGAAGAGCCAGGCAGGGCTACACGTCCTGCCCGAACGCGACGCCGACGACAGCGAGCGCGATGCCTGA
- the fer gene encoding ferredoxin Fer has product MPTVEYLNYEVVDDQGWDLYDDDLFSKAGDAGLDEEDHGSIEVNEGEYILEAAEAQGYDWPFSCRAGACANCAAIVLEGDIDMDMQQILSDEEVEEKNVRLTCIGSPEADEVKIVYNAKHLDYLQNRVI; this is encoded by the coding sequence ATGCCAACCGTTGAGTACCTTAACTACGAAGTAGTGGACGATCAGGGCTGGGACCTGTACGACGACGACCTCTTCAGCAAGGCCGGCGACGCCGGCCTCGACGAAGAGGACCACGGCAGTATCGAGGTCAACGAAGGCGAGTACATCCTCGAGGCCGCGGAGGCACAGGGCTACGACTGGCCCTTCTCGTGTCGCGCCGGTGCCTGTGCGAACTGCGCCGCCATCGTCCTCGAGGGCGACATCGACATGGACATGCAGCAGATTCTCTCCGACGAGGAGGTCGAGGAGAAGAACGTCCGCCTGACCTGCATCGGCAGCCCCGAGGCCGACGAGGTCAAGATCGTCTACAACGCCAAACATCTCGACTACCTGCAGAACCGCGTCATATAA